One Nostoc sp. UHCC 0302 DNA window includes the following coding sequences:
- a CDS encoding DUF5674 family protein, which yields MILLLHSRATPEQFELLLQQHKFYIKTAVDIEQRVLAGGGELHYDCEQTLLDAGSQQSNIWAASFMPMTGKIIFESMVNLRPRQNKSMVILDPYIKERVAQVIIEFLGNL from the coding sequence ATGATTTTGTTGTTACACTCACGTGCCACGCCTGAACAATTTGAGCTTTTGTTGCAACAGCACAAGTTTTATATCAAAACAGCAGTCGATATCGAACAACGAGTATTAGCCGGTGGTGGCGAGCTGCACTATGATTGCGAACAGACTTTATTAGATGCTGGTAGCCAGCAATCAAATATTTGGGCCGCAAGCTTTATGCCAATGACAGGGAAAATAATTTTTGAATCAATGGTCAATCTTCGCCCCCGGCAAAATAAGTCAATGGTCATTTTAGACCCTTATATTAAAGAAAGAGTAGCCCAAGTCATTATTGAATTTCTAGGTAATTTATGA
- a CDS encoding helix-turn-helix transcriptional regulator, with translation MTEIKNLHEFLGKHPMSHRDLAKLLCVSLSVVDKWSNGSRRITPRTIEQLNKIHESFLQNPQLRGKYVKTAQCAVI, from the coding sequence ATGACAGAAATCAAAAACTTGCATGAATTCTTAGGAAAACATCCAATGTCTCATAGAGACTTAGCAAAATTGTTATGTGTTTCATTATCAGTAGTAGATAAATGGAGTAATGGCTCACGCCGAATTACACCACGGACTATTGAGCAATTAAATAAAATACATGAAAGCTTTTTACAAAATCCGCAATTGAGAGGCAAATATGTAAAAACTGCACAATGTGCAGTGATTTAA
- the iscB gene encoding RNA-guided endonuclease IscB, which produces MYVFVLDKNKQPLDPCHAARARELLKQGRATVYKQYPFTIIIKDREVGQSVIHPHQVKIAPGSKVTGLTVLQENTNRCVFAAEISHRGFQIKQALLSRRQLRRSRRLRKTRYRKPRFLNRKRKKGWLPPSLQSRIENVLTWVNRLRHVCPITAISQELVKFDLQKLEQPEIQGVDYQRGELFGFEVKEYLLTKWGHQCAYCSVKDVPLQIEHIVAKSRGGTNRVSNLTLACQKCNQSKGNQPIIEFLKKKPELLNRILSQAKKPLVDATAVNVTRWELYRRLQQTGLPVEVGSGGQTKWNRTNHRIEKSHWADSLCVGASTPKKLLIKGIKPLAITAKGHGTRQRCRTNKFGFPKAHAPSSKYFQGFTTGDIVKANIPTGKFAGTYIGRIAIRFRPSFVLYFLDKKFDVHPKYLNTRQKADGYEYKQ; this is translated from the coding sequence ATGTATGTTTTTGTATTAGATAAAAACAAGCAACCACTCGACCCCTGCCATGCAGCAAGAGCGAGAGAATTATTAAAACAAGGGAGAGCAACAGTTTATAAACAGTATCCGTTCACAATAATAATTAAAGACCGAGAAGTAGGTCAATCAGTGATACATCCACATCAGGTAAAGATAGCTCCAGGCAGCAAAGTTACAGGTCTAACTGTACTCCAAGAAAATACGAATAGATGTGTATTTGCTGCTGAAATCAGCCATCGTGGGTTTCAAATTAAGCAAGCACTGTTATCAAGAAGGCAATTAAGACGTTCTCGACGCTTACGCAAAACACGTTATCGTAAACCACGTTTTCTTAACAGAAAACGTAAGAAAGGTTGGCTACCACCATCACTGCAATCTCGGATTGAGAATGTTTTAACTTGGGTAAACCGATTGCGTCATGTTTGCCCCATAACTGCAATTTCTCAAGAGCTAGTCAAATTTGACTTACAGAAACTCGAACAACCAGAGATACAAGGTGTAGATTATCAACGTGGTGAGTTATTTGGTTTTGAAGTTAAAGAGTATCTTTTGACCAAATGGGGGCATCAATGTGCTTATTGTAGTGTTAAAGATGTGCCATTACAAATTGAGCATATTGTCGCTAAATCTCGTGGTGGGACTAATCGTGTTAGTAATCTCACGTTAGCTTGTCAAAAATGTAATCAATCCAAAGGTAATCAACCAATCATCGAGTTTCTTAAAAAGAAACCTGAATTATTAAACCGGATTTTATCTCAAGCTAAAAAACCTTTAGTTGACGCTACTGCTGTGAATGTAACTCGTTGGGAATTATACCGAAGACTTCAACAAACTGGTTTACCAGTCGAAGTTGGTAGTGGTGGGCAGACTAAGTGGAACCGAACCAATCATAGAATTGAAAAATCTCACTGGGCTGATTCGCTGTGTGTGGGAGCTAGTACACCCAAAAAGTTGTTAATAAAGGGCATTAAACCTCTAGCGATTACAGCCAAAGGTCACGGTACTCGTCAGCGTTGCCGTACAAACAAGTTTGGATTTCCAAAAGCTCATGCACCTTCATCTAAATACTTTCAGGGTTTTACCACTGGCGATATTGTTAAAGCCAATATTCCAACTGGTAAATTCGCAGGGACTTATATAGGCAGAATTGCTATTAGATTCCGCCCTAGTTTTGTTCTATACTTTTTAGATAAAAAATTTGATGTTCATCCTAAATATTTGAATACTAGACAAAAGGCTGACGGTTATGAATATAAACAATAG